The region GGTCTATTTGAATGTTTCCCAAAAGAAGTGGAGTTATGTTTTGAGTTTTTCCAGATTGTTTACTCCGAGGATGAGGAAGTTGCCTGCACGGACTTCACCAATGACTTCTACAAACTGGTTAACATTCGCTCCAACTCTTCGCGTAGTCTGTACTCCTACTTGGAGGGCGAGACCGATGACGAGGATGAGGACGACGAGGAGGCGGAGGATTCAAGCATGTCGGAGAGCCAGGTGGGACCGGCGGCCCGTAATGCGATGAACGGTGGCAGCCCCACACCCAGCGAAGCGGGACGTGCCCAGCTAACCAGCTGCTCCTCCAGCGAAACGGATGAGCTCTCCGCCAGTCAACCgaagaaggaggaggagcctGACTATGCGGTCATCGATGAGTTTCATCGACGGGTCAGCGACATTGAGATCGAAGATGTGCCCCTGATCGTGAGCTGTAGCACGCCCATGAAACCGTTGGATGAGCAGCAGTGCATTGCCCAGATCATCAAGAGCGAGCTGCGTCGACCGCCGCATGTCCTGGTCAAGTCGAAATCGGTGCTAGAGGATCAGGAGCCAAGCTGCATCCTGCGGCACAATCAGCGCCGTGAACTGGAGTCCACTGTGGTCAGAAGCGACAGCATCAGCTGCGCCATGATGGCTAAAATGGCCAAAGAAGTAGTTCCCCCGGCACCGGGAATGGTGACCAAGCTGAAGGAGAGAATGCTTCAGAGGCAGGCCTCCACGCCGCCAACAACCAGTTCCTGGCGCCGGAGCAATGGCTGGAAAAGGGTGACATCTCCAGTACATCCTCCGACAGCGGCTGTTTCGTCAAAGAAGGTAATAAAtactcaaattttaatttaaaaaataaatattaaaatatttattcactTTCCAGAAGGAAACCAAATCATCGGAGCTGCCAAAGAGTTGCCTGCCCAAGGCCCAGCCCACCAGAATTCCAACGAGCATCCATTCGTCGGTGTCCTCGTCATCCTCCATGTCCTCGTCCTGCTCCCCGTCGCCCTCCTCCCCCTCGCCACAGTCCCCATCGCAGCAGCAGAAATCGCCAGGACAACAGAAGTCGCCGCAGCAGCGGAAATCGAAAATTCCACCGCCCGTACCAGTACGACGGTCGTATGCGAGTTAAGAGTTGGCGCCTCAGCGAAATCTCAAATCAATAATCATCaagcaaacaaatatttaaagatttaaaagACTAAATTGTGATATattcaaacaaaacaaaactaaacgAAAACAGAGCAGATAAATGATAAAAGATaatactaaaaactaaaaaagagcAAAGGAGGAGGAGCAAGCAATGTTTTGTACGTACGAATACgagtatttatgtatattgtaAATTTTTTGGAAGATGTTTTACCTTGTAAGCGGCACTGCCAACTGttccccaaaaaaattgaaagataAGCATATAGCTCACCCTGCTCTATGGCGTATATTTTGTAGAGCAGCGGCTGCAGCATCCCAATGCAGTAGGTTACTAATTAACTATAGATCGAGACAACTTCACTATTGATTGATCTCTTTGTCGCCGGCAAGGAGCAATTCAAACTACTATTAGCTAGCTTGGGTCATGAGCCAGGACATGAACTAAAACTGTAGTCTTCCGCACAAGTCGAGTGTTCTTGAACTGGACACTTCTAGGACGCATTAACTAAAAGGAGTTAGAACCCAAGGATACACTCGAACTAACGACAGTTGAACAATTGCATTTAAGGGTGAAATATTTCAAAGTGTTTACGATTCAATATAAAATGCATACTTATTTAAGTGCGACATAAagtatatactatataaaaatatatatagaaggTTTCCAAGGGCGAACATTAAAcgacaacaataacaataaactGTAAATAGCAGTCGTCGAATAAAGCTAATGACAAAAACCTCTTCTTCAACCGTAGAGTTAGCTCCTCAGGGTCTGCTGCCACCGACTAATTTATCGCAGCAGCCCGCATCCtaatcatatatatatacatacacttATATAGAACAGAACGCACTATGATcgaagaaagaaagaaaacttAGATATAAGCTCGTATAAAcattataaatgtattttcGTAGCGTAGCGagtacaaaataaacaaaaatgaagttacaagaaataaattattgaCCTAACCAATGGCCTCTCTCTTCTCACCGAAGGTTGGTAAAACTTTTACAAACATAGCACACTACGTGTAAATAACTAATAATCAATAATATAAAAGTACAAAAAGGTGACAAACAAACACGATCGCTTAAACTAGATACGGCCGAGCATGAGCTGCAGCTCATTCTTTATTTGACCGGAGCTGGAACGTGACTCCGGGGCGCTGACCCAGCAGCTTTTGTAGAGTTTGGTGTAAGCGTTTTCCAGGCACGCACTCGTGCTCGCTTCTGGCGCCGGGCCCTCAAAATGGAGTGCTAATCGGTTTTGGCGGCGTCGTTTTTTCAGATCACGGCCGGCGGTGTAAGATGGATCGAAGCTCAGATTACGCCGAGCGTTTTCCCGTCTATGAGCGGCGTAGCTTTCATCATCTTTGGCGGGGGAATtcaaggctatatctttcagCTCGACATAGCTATCCGGGCGTAGCTCATGTTTTACGACCTGGTATGCAATGGTCTCATTACAATCGAGTGATTGATAAGGCAAGCTACGACTCTGCAATTGCCACATGGTGATACCCAGAGAGTACATATCGGAGGCGGCAGATAGCACTGTAGCTCTCAATGCTTCCGGAGACATGTATCTGAGGGTACCTCTAGGACTTCCTCTGGTACAATTTTCACCTATTTCCATAGATGAGCCAAAGTCGCAGAGTTTGCAGATGTAGCTACGCCTGTGCTTCAACCTACAACCCGCCACTGAAGGCCTAGCTCCTAGGGCTACCAAGATATTGGTCGGTTTCACATCTAGGTGCAGTACATTGTGAGAGTGACAATGCCTCAGGGCTGCCACAATATCAAGGGTTATCCTGCAAAGGTTAATATTGTagatatataatttataaagtatatattgaAACTTACAGAACTCTGTGTATAAGTGGCAGTTCCAAAATGTCAACAATCTTCTGCAGCGACTGGCCTCTTGGAAACTCCATGATTAGTAAGCCAAACTTGACCGCGGCTTCCAGTTTCAGGAGACGCACAATGTTCCTGTGCTTCAGGTTCAGCAAATGGGATTCATTTTGTAATGAGGAGGCCGCCTGAGATCGTATTATCTTTACAGCAACAGAACGATCTGCATTGTATATgattaaattatgaaaataaatagatgttttcaatttaccccgataaatagctttaaaaacagCGCCATAAGCTCCACGTCCAAGCAACTGACACCTTGTAGATCCTGGAGCGCCATCCTTAAGAATCTCCTTCCGCTTTGGCGTGGTTAGCAAAAGCTCTCTTTTTCGGCAACCAATTGAAAGTGACCTGGATTTATTTATCaggaaatatattaaaattattatattacaaCATTTACATGACTTACATTGTGTCGGGTCGTTTAACGGTAAATTCAAGCAGCTGTTAATAATAGAGTTgccaattaaataaaaattatgtgaCCAGTACTACTTATCTAgtattgaattaaaaaaaaaaagaggttttatatttaaaaagtaatactttatttgttttatccAGATTTGAATTCTGTATTTAcaattgttaataataatgcACACTTTGTCAACTGAAACGCCTCTCCagcaaataaacataaaaatgttgaTATGGAGGAACTGAGTTATAATCAAAAGATTTCGAGGGTTCATTTTGGGCTTAATACtacacaaataaatattacaaatttTTGCCGTTAGGCTCTTGCTTTCAAAGTCGCTAGAAGCGTTCTCTGTGCAATTTCTCGGTCTCAGCTCGCAATTCctgtaattttatttcaattagtACAGTGAGATACAGAAACTAATAAAATGTACTGACCCGAAAAGCCTCCTGAATTTTATCAGTGATGAGTTTTCGCGCCTCGGGCTCCGGCACGTTACGCTTTTTAAGATCTAGCACAAACTGGTTAAGATCCAGGGGCTGACCAACATTTAAGGTGACCTGCTTTTTCCGATTGAACACATAGGGCTCCACATTGGGCAGGACATCGTCCATACCCTCGTGCCACAATGGCAAGATTATGGGAATTTTCGGGGACTCGTAGATGATGCGGCCCACACCCCACTTCAGACGCAGTTCCTCTTTCTCCATGTTCACCTTGCCCTCGGGAAACACATGGATCCAGTGTCCCTGGGCGGCCTTCTCTATGCACAGGTTAATGGCGTCTTGGTAGACCCCATTGCCTCTCACAACAGGTATGCACTTACCTGGGAGGGAAATAGTGATTGTgcaatacaaaataaaagttattgtacgaaattaaatttaaaatgaaacattaaattaaagtttaaaagcATTTTCATTCCTTCAGAGGCAGGTGCATTCCCGTTGTGACCCgcaacaagttttttttttaaatgagtaCAACTTTTTAGTACGCCTAGAATAATCTTCAAGTGGAATTATTATAGACATTAGTTTCCTACATTATTAGCTTATAATTCCATTAGTGCGAGATTGaataacaaaataattgcGCATAaagaaaaatgtcaaaataaaGCCTGAAAGCTTAATTACTTTATTAATacttttgttgaaaaaatgattttaaattatttttaagtatgaacaaaaactaatcaaaaacaagattggtttttaaaaaatacaatccCATGGAATGAAAtgcttatttaatttaaattttaattttgataaCCTGGTTATCGACATAACTTACCGAACATAAAGAACATAGAGTGCCACCTGTTGGTGAAGCATATGTCATGAGCGGCCATTGACCAGCGTATGCTGAAGGTGTTGCAGACCAGACCAATAGGAAGTGTACCCCATAGGCCGGGATCGTCGAAGCAGGAGTAGTGATTGGAGACCGTCACCAGGGGCACACCCTTGGGCCGC is a window of Drosophila bipectinata strain 14024-0381.07 chromosome 2R, DbipHiC1v2, whole genome shotgun sequence DNA encoding:
- the Taz gene encoding tafazzin isoform X1; this encodes MLMVKCWSLTRHVGSVSTSVSMRNFTYSLAGGFRPPLQALLTRHYTPAPEARPLPDERFSAKNQPESKDTSTQTDRISLSTSLPPPSPSPNPPPRRTPPPMSDRISDPDRGSGVTIPYKLDWIFPRLRNPTMFWYVTSQIVITVVGLFSKFVLTFWNKTHVCNRDRLIHLVSKRPKGVPLVTVSNHYSCFDDPGLWGTLPIGLVCNTFSIRWSMAAHDICFTNRWHSMFFMFGKCIPVVRGNGVYQDAINLCIEKAAQGHWIHVFPEGKVNMEKEELRLKWGVGRIIYESPKIPIILPLWHEGMDDVLPNVEPYVFNRKKQVTLNVGQPLDLNQFVLDLKKRNVPEPEARKLITDKIQEAFRELRAETEKLHRERF
- the LOC108132950 gene encoding uncharacterized protein isoform X3 — protein: MFAGIRKRLARKQNEKDCDEDDKDDVLSIMPPPPNYIQISQGRIQLVHQPRTPVESEAGTLSLERPSGGSTSGSAGCDKTRFARQESLLHSMQQENRALVTRIRQYEHCLDDVMRKVVDAIVAEDNLREEVSMLKGRVRDLEAQNAALSASPVKGRDEGYCTMSSGQPQPSNGHLEDLPEEPEQWLLPAEPCSTEMEDWSMSQEELAVMTFDDEREQQHQMQLQQQQRRKRDHDWLWPSSDFINSTTVETDSVADGIAQLLQQKIVYSEDEEVACTDFTNDFYKLVNIRSNSSRSLYSYLEGETDDEDEDDEEAEDSSMSESQVGPAARNAMNGGSPTPSEAGRAQLTSCSSSETDELSASQPKKEEEPDYAVIDEFHRRVSDIEIEDVPLIVSCSTPMKPLDEQQCIAQIIKSELRRPPHVLVKSKSVLEDQEPSCILRHNQRRELESTVVRSDSISCAMMAKMAKEVVPPAPGMVTKLKERMLQRQASTPPTTSSWRRSNGWKRVTSPVHPPTAAVSSKKKETKSSELPKSCLPKAQPTRIPTSIHSSVSSSSSMSSSCSPSPSSPSPQSPSQQQKSPGQQKSPQQRKSKIPPPVPVRRSYAS
- the LOC108132950 gene encoding uncharacterized protein isoform X4, producing the protein MSQCGSPTFEKELREQIENMNRIMKSKERKQMQTCRDHKALQTRFARQESLLHSMQQENRALVTRIRQYEHCLDDVMRKVVDAIVAEDNLREEVSMLKGRVRDLEAQNAALSASPVKGRDEGYCTMSSGQPQPSNGHLEDLPEEPEQWLLPAEPCSTEMEDWSMSQEELAVMTFDDEREQQHQMQLQQQQRRKRDHDWLWPSSDFINSTTVETDSVADGIAQLLQQKIVYSEDEEVACTDFTNDFYKLVNIRSNSSRSLYSYLEGETDDEDEDDEEAEDSSMSESQVGPAARNAMNGGSPTPSEAGRAQLTSCSSSETDELSASQPKKEEEPDYAVIDEFHRRVSDIEIEDVPLIVSCSTPMKPLDEQQCIAQIIKSELRRPPHVLVKSKSVLEDQEPSCILRHNQRRELESTVVRSDSISCAMMAKMAKEVVPPAPGMVTKLKERMLQRQASTPPTTSSWRRSNGWKRVTSPVHPPTAAVSSKKKETKSSELPKSCLPKAQPTRIPTSIHSSVSSSSSMSSSCSPSPSSPSPQSPSQQQKSPGQQKSPQQRKSKIPPPVPVRRSYAS
- the Taz gene encoding tafazzin isoform X3, whose protein sequence is MSDRISDPDRGSGVTIPYKLDWIFPRLRNPTMFWYVTSQIVITVVGLFSKFVLTFWNKTHVCNRDRLIHLVSKRPKGVPLVTVSNHYSCFDDPGLWGTLPIGLVCNTFSIRWSMAAHDICFTNRWHSMFFMFGKCIPVVRGNGVYQDAINLCIEKAAQGHWIHVFPEGKVNMEKEELRLKWGVGRIIYESPKIPIILPLWHEGMDDVLPNVEPYVFNRKKQVTLNVGQPLDLNQFVLDLKKRNVPEPEARKLITDKIQEAFRELRAETEKLHRERF
- the LOC108132950 gene encoding uncharacterized protein isoform X2; protein product: MFAGIRKRLARKQNEKDCDEDDKDDVLSIMPPPPNYIQISQGRIQLVHQPRTPVESEAGTLSLERPSGGSTSGSAGCDKSQCGSPTFEKELREQIENMNRIMKSKERKQMQTCRDHKALQTRFARQESLLHSMQQENRALVTRIRQYEHCLDDVMRKVVDAIVAEDNLREEVSMLKGRVRDLEAQNAALSASPVKGRDEGYCTMSSGQPQPSNGHLEDLPEEPEQWLLPAEPCSTEMEDWSMSQEELAVMTFDDEREQQHQMQLQQQQRRKRDHDWLWPSSDFINSTTVETDSVADGIAQLLQQKIVYSEDEEVACTDFTNDFYKLVNIRSNSSRSLYSYLEGETDDEDEDDEEAEDSSMSESQVGPAARNAMNGGSPTPSEAGRAQLTSCSSSETDELSASQPKKEEEPDYAVIDEFHRRVSDIEIEDVPLIVSCSTPMKPLDEQQCIAQIIKSELRRPPHVLVKSKSVLEDQEPSCILRHNQRRELESTVVRSDSISCAMMAKMAKEVVPPAPGMVTKLKERMLQRQASTPPTTSSWRRSNGWKRVTSPVHPPTAAVSSKKKETKSSELPKSCLPKAQPTRIPTSIHSSVSSSSSMSSSCSPSPSSPSPQSPSQQQKSPGQQKSPQQRKSKIPPPVPVRRSYAS
- the LOC108132950 gene encoding neurofilament heavy polypeptide isoform X1, producing the protein MFAGIRKRLARKQNEKDCDEDDKDDVLSIMPPPPNYIQISQGRIQLVHQPRTPVESEAGTLSLERPSGGSTSGSAGCDKDVLEKRMIEVEGALLRLQEEFHKSQCGSPTFEKELREQIENMNRIMKSKERKQMQTCRDHKALQTRFARQESLLHSMQQENRALVTRIRQYEHCLDDVMRKVVDAIVAEDNLREEVSMLKGRVRDLEAQNAALSASPVKGRDEGYCTMSSGQPQPSNGHLEDLPEEPEQWLLPAEPCSTEMEDWSMSQEELAVMTFDDEREQQHQMQLQQQQRRKRDHDWLWPSSDFINSTTVETDSVADGIAQLLQQKIVYSEDEEVACTDFTNDFYKLVNIRSNSSRSLYSYLEGETDDEDEDDEEAEDSSMSESQVGPAARNAMNGGSPTPSEAGRAQLTSCSSSETDELSASQPKKEEEPDYAVIDEFHRRVSDIEIEDVPLIVSCSTPMKPLDEQQCIAQIIKSELRRPPHVLVKSKSVLEDQEPSCILRHNQRRELESTVVRSDSISCAMMAKMAKEVVPPAPGMVTKLKERMLQRQASTPPTTSSWRRSNGWKRVTSPVHPPTAAVSSKKKETKSSELPKSCLPKAQPTRIPTSIHSSVSSSSSMSSSCSPSPSSPSPQSPSQQQKSPGQQKSPQQRKSKIPPPVPVRRSYAS
- the Taz gene encoding tafazzin isoform X2, which encodes MHYTPAPEARPLPDERFSAKNQPESKDTSTQTDRISLSTSLPPPSPSPNPPPRRTPPPMSDRISDPDRGSGVTIPYKLDWIFPRLRNPTMFWYVTSQIVITVVGLFSKFVLTFWNKTHVCNRDRLIHLVSKRPKGVPLVTVSNHYSCFDDPGLWGTLPIGLVCNTFSIRWSMAAHDICFTNRWHSMFFMFGKCIPVVRGNGVYQDAINLCIEKAAQGHWIHVFPEGKVNMEKEELRLKWGVGRIIYESPKIPIILPLWHEGMDDVLPNVEPYVFNRKKQVTLNVGQPLDLNQFVLDLKKRNVPEPEARKLITDKIQEAFRELRAETEKLHRERF
- the Mos gene encoding proto-oncogene serine/threonine-protein kinase mos; translated protein: MSLSIGCRKRELLLTTPKRKEILKDGAPGSTRCQLLGRGAYGAVFKAIYRDRSVAVKIIRSQAASSLQNESHLLNLKHRNIVRLLKLEAAVKFGLLIMEFPRGQSLQKIVDILELPLIHRVLITLDIVAALRHCHSHNVLHLDVKPTNILVALGARPSVAGCRLKHRRSYICKLCDFGSSMEIGENCTRGSPRGTLRYMSPEALRATVLSAASDMYSLGITMWQLQSRSLPYQSLDCNETIAYQVVKHELRPDSYVELKDIALNSPAKDDESYAAHRRENARRNLSFDPSYTAGRDLKKRRRQNRLALHFEGPAPEASTSACLENAYTKLYKSCWVSAPESRSSSGQIKNELQLMLGRI
- the LOC108132950 gene encoding neurofilament heavy polypeptide isoform X6, whose translation is MTRFARQESLLHSMQQENRALVTRIRQYEHCLDDVMRKVVDAIVAEDNLREEVSMLKGRVRDLEAQNAALSASPVKGRDEGYCTMSSGQPQPSNGHLEDLPEEPEQWLLPAEPCSTEMEDWSMSQEELAVMTFDDEREQQHQMQLQQQQRRKRDHDWLWPSSDFINSTTVETDSVADGIAQLLQQKIVYSEDEEVACTDFTNDFYKLVNIRSNSSRSLYSYLEGETDDEDEDDEEAEDSSMSESQVGPAARNAMNGGSPTPSEAGRAQLTSCSSSETDELSASQPKKEEEPDYAVIDEFHRRVSDIEIEDVPLIVSCSTPMKPLDEQQCIAQIIKSELRRPPHVLVKSKSVLEDQEPSCILRHNQRRELESTVVRSDSISCAMMAKMAKEVVPPAPGMVTKLKERMLQRQASTPPTTSSWRRSNGWKRVTSPVHPPTAAVSSKKKETKSSELPKSCLPKAQPTRIPTSIHSSVSSSSSMSSSCSPSPSSPSPQSPSQQQKSPGQQKSPQQRKSKIPPPVPVRRSYAS
- the LOC108132950 gene encoding uncharacterized protein isoform X5 translates to MNRIMKSKERKQMQTCRDHKALQTRFARQESLLHSMQQENRALVTRIRQYEHCLDDVMRKVVDAIVAEDNLREEVSMLKGRVRDLEAQNAALSASPVKGRDEGYCTMSSGQPQPSNGHLEDLPEEPEQWLLPAEPCSTEMEDWSMSQEELAVMTFDDEREQQHQMQLQQQQRRKRDHDWLWPSSDFINSTTVETDSVADGIAQLLQQKIVYSEDEEVACTDFTNDFYKLVNIRSNSSRSLYSYLEGETDDEDEDDEEAEDSSMSESQVGPAARNAMNGGSPTPSEAGRAQLTSCSSSETDELSASQPKKEEEPDYAVIDEFHRRVSDIEIEDVPLIVSCSTPMKPLDEQQCIAQIIKSELRRPPHVLVKSKSVLEDQEPSCILRHNQRRELESTVVRSDSISCAMMAKMAKEVVPPAPGMVTKLKERMLQRQASTPPTTSSWRRSNGWKRVTSPVHPPTAAVSSKKKETKSSELPKSCLPKAQPTRIPTSIHSSVSSSSSMSSSCSPSPSSPSPQSPSQQQKSPGQQKSPQQRKSKIPPPVPVRRSYAS